The sequence ATGCAAACCCCACAGGAGGTTCACCATGCAGAAGTTCAGCTTCCCAAGGTCCCCAGATTCCTTTAATAATACAGAGGGCATGACTTCATCAAGCTAAGACCCTGCatatgcttattttttttaccatttcaATTGAGGATATTGAGACAGAAATTAATGAGGGATGCTCTCTCTTGTCATCATTTGAAAAAAGTGCCTGTGAACCTATAACCGGCTGGAAAATGTGATCATAGACAGCAGTCACCTCCAAACATTCCTCAGCTGTTACGTCTTCTCACCTGCTTCGCCTGTCTGCCTGGCCAGGTTTGCTCCCAATGGATCAAATGTGCAGCGATGAACTGcaattacatacattacatagtaatcagcagagaaagagaccaaaacttttgttttattgacttgGCTCAATTATGCTGAGTCAAACCCTGGCTGTGCAGTATCAAAACATCAATTTGGTacaattttctctttccttcaaTCCCCCCTATGGGGCTAAAACAGCTGGATTTGGTCTTATCTTTGGCCCATCGTGAATCCTTTTGTGTTAGGTTTGTCATCGTCTAGACACACAAAATTATCCCGTCTGTTTTCATTATGAGAGTATGTAAAGTTTAAGTTCAATTTATCGCTCCAGTTGTCATGAGTACTTTGAGAATGTATTATAATAAACTAATGGCTAATGCATTTACACAATGATTATCAGTCTTACATCATTTTGTGATCACAGTGTTTACAAGCTGAGAAGAGACAGATATACATTTTAACATCTGAAGCCTGCaacttaaatgattaaattacaaaaaacagcATCTTTAATGCCCTCAGCCAATACAAACGTATGTCTAATTACATAACTGCTTTAGAGATCAAATATCTTGACATAAGATTGACAGAGCAATAAATCTGACTTTGCTTATCAGTTTCTGATCAATTAATGCTTTGCATGCTTTGCATGCAAtgaaattaaagacaaaatacaaTATGCTTACATTACCATGACTCCTGGCTCTCCTCATGGGGAACATCAGGGTCTGGGCGTCCTATACTAGAATGTGGATCAAACGGATCCCACATCCTTGACCATCCTGGAATGTTGGGAATGAAATGAGTAGAGGGTGAATACAAAATATTTGTAGGGAGTTGGGTTGAGTGTAAACATGTACAAGCACAGAGGCATATGCATCATTCTTATCTGGTGAGAAGCTTCAGAAAACGCAGTGCCCTTTGGATGTGATATAAAAAAACCCCTATAAAGCTAAAGCTGATGGTAAAGGGAGGGTCGCCCTTTTTCATGGTGATGCTCAGGTGTTCCTTCcagattgaaaaaaaatttaCAAGAGGAGATTTCGTCATCTGATGTAAATGTAGGGCAAAGGGTTAGtcaaaacatttagaaataaatCTGTGCTTTGCCACAGAGCTTCACAAAGAGATGCACAGATAAGATTCAAAACTGATTATACTGATTATATTGatacacaaaaaatgtaaatgaattttaTGTAAGGTGTTTAAAGGTGTTTAAAATTTTAGAAAGTAACCTGAGTTGGAACTATGAGAAGACTTGgcagagagaggatgaagatgttCTGAGTatcacagattttcttttgacAAAACAGTCTCAGATCAAAGTCTGCCCACTTGTTTGGTTTTATGCTTTTGATTGTATCACTGCGTCTGCGTCAGTTGTGATGGAGCTCACTTTTCCGAGCACATCCACAGTGGGACCTCTCGTCCCATGTTGGTGCTTTCAACCCTTTTCATCAATTAAATCAACTTAGTAAGGGGACTCTGAGTTGAGACTGCTTTGTAAACTGCTGCTACCAAGGTGAATAATGAAACCCAATGTATTTTCACGATGTGGCACAGATCCTGTTGtatcaaagagaagaaagggtGAGGGAATAAAGGGGAAGAGCTGGTAAGGATCATCACGGAAATGGTGATACTGACTCACTGAGGTGGAAAGATgaatcagaaaaataacaaaaaatcaGCTATAAAACAGTGGATCCCAGATCAAGTAAAAAGAGCATGTCTCTACAGCAGGGCAAGATTGCCCTCTAGTGGCTATGAATAAACCTGTCGCCTGTCGTACTACATGTAAACGTTCATTCATGGATGGAGGTAATTCGATAGATTAATTGACAGTGAGTTAACTACAAAGACTGTTgagcagaaaaatataaaacagataTTAAATAAGCTGAATTAAAATGGAAGTCAAAGGCTTTGCGCGATATTAACGCTAGCGGAAGTTAGCAGCGTCCGTTGTCAAGGAAACAAGTATACAAATCCTTGAGATGGGTGGGAAACAAAACCGGTCAAACCCCTCCGGACCAGACACTGATTGGTTAATAATGAGCATACGCGCTGCTGATTGGTCTGTTAACGCCTATGAACCTGCTACTTGTTCAGGAGCAAACCCGTTTTGTAGTCTAACAACAaccagagaggaaaaggaaaatggcAGGAGAGAAATGCGAGTTTGagcaaactttttcttttagtcCTCTTCCTTCCAAAAAGGTCTCCTTCCTACAGGACAAGGACACTTTAGCACTGTTAATGAAATGGTGACGTAAGAATTGTAGCTACCCTAAAAACTAAATTTTTTTATAAGCTTCCGTTAGCTGTGTGGTAATAAAGCTACTCGGTCAATGGTTGCATGTGTTCATTTCAGGTCCATGCTGGGGAGAATTTCAGCTCAGTCTTACAGCTTTGACCAGACCTTTTTCTCTTACAACAGTGAAAAGTTTGCACTGGTAAGACTCACCATAATAATTTAGGTTATTGTGCTGCTTGCATGAAATTAGAGTATAACAACTGTCTAATATAGCagactacaaaaaaaaaaaacctttgcaTTCTTTTTGATTCTCAATCTCATTGTGATGGATGagttttacctttttttttcttacacttgATAAGTAGGTATAGTTAGTCTTCCTTTTGGGAAAATATGAATGCAGAAATCGATGAAGCTTGTTAATTTCATGAAAACATTGTGTCCCTCTGTACATGCAGTGTTTCTTCAGAGATCCTGATGTGATATCCAGTCTGTCCAGAGGGCTGAAGACTGGGGCCTGGGTGCCTCTTGGTATGCCATGTCCCCCAGAAAGCCTTTCATCACAGATAGTAGGAAATTGATCTCATCTGCTGGAGAATATTGGCAGTCAGATCTCAGTGGAATGTTTTTGACTTCTCTATGTAgacttagacttcactttatgtagtgtgtgtgtgtgtgtgtgtgtgttcactgtagACAACACAGTTGTGTCTGTGGATGTTGAGCCGGTGCCGTGCACTAAGGTCTCCATGGAGCTGTTTGACCCACTTTACTCTTGTGGGATCCTGAGGCCCTCTGGACATGTAGTTAAATGCTTTCATGATGTCTACCCCGACTTTGATGAACTCAGAAGGGTCAGTCTGTTTTCTcatctacctgtctgtctctttttttgtgaCATGGAATCAATCTTCAGAAGTTTTCATCTGTTCCTCCAGATGTTGTTGGAAGAGGACTCTGAGCACTACTACGTGGTCGGGAGGGAGGAGCGTGGAgagtttctgtttgtcctcttcAAGCACCTGTGTTTAGGAGGAGAGCTCTGTCAGTACGAAGACACCATTGATCCTTACATTAGCACCACAAAGCAAATCTACAAAGACCTGATCAGGTGTGCAGAATCTGACTACCTTTCCTGATAGTGTACAACCAAATAGACACTTTAACAGTTACTAATCAGGTTTACCCACAACTATATTATTAGATATGAAACACTGTAATTCTGTCCTTTACTGTTCAGTGTTCAGAAGGATCCAGAGTCTAAGAAGATCAGTGTTGTCTCCACAGTCCTCAAAGTTTATGCCCATGTAAGTGACTGGTTTAATGCCTGTTTGTACCAAGTTTGAATGCGTATTACTATATGTATGTTTTAATGAGAGGAGTCAAAATAATTCTGAATTATGACTTATGATTTAAGGCCATTATAAGATACTTAATAAATATGATGAATGTAAACATTCACGTATTAACTTAACATCTGTACTTATATTGATACAGTTCGCAAACAGTGTTACTTGGTCAACATATAATGTTTAactttaattgaattaatttaattaagtgAATTGACTCAATTTAACACTTGAggtttttaacattttggcaCCACCACACCATTAGGAATCACCACGATTGTACTGCTTTAGACTGCAGCATCAGACTCTGCAAACATTAAACTGTGGAGAGAGGGCGGCTGTACTTCACACAAAAGGTCTTACTTGAATTTTACTCATCATTTCCACATTACACACATCTTATTATTTGTCCTTCATAGGATGAGTCTGGGCGATGTTACCCTGGAAGACGAGAGGAGGAGCAGACGTTTGCATATTTGATTGTTGACCCCTTCAAACGACACGTGACTTTGTTCTACCACTGTTATGGTGTAGGAAACTTCACATTGTGACTGCAAGGGACTGGAAATTGTCTTTTAGATGACAGCCTTGTCATgggcatgtgtatgtatgtacaaaCACGTGAACATTGTgaacaatttaattaaatttaattaaaatcacTCATGAAGTGATTCATGTCTAAGtatgtcaataaaatgttttcaaacaGCCTTAAGAGTGATTCGGTGATTGCTTTAATGGGCCATGTTGATCCTTTTGTTGTAGAGCGGCAACGATTAGTCAATTAATTCATTAGTCGATCAAAAGAAAATTggttgccaactattttgattaGCAATTAATCGTTAAAGTCATTTTCCAAGCATAACTGTTACACATTTGATGGTTCCAGCTTCTTGAATGTTAAGATTTGCTGAGTCGTTTTGTCAAAGCATTTTGAAGACAATCACTGTGGACTCAGTAAAACTGGCCATTTTATCGCTGAAACGATTAACCTTGAAATTAATCAGCAGATTAGTAAATAATGATAATCTGGCACTTGCAGCCTTATTTTGTTGTATAAATAATATTTGATTTTAGAACTCAACATAAGAAAAAGAATCAGTCTTTTAATTCTATCACATCCTTGATAAATGGATTGCCTTATTTTACAAACTTAAAGTCATTGGATAAGTCCAAATATTTTCAACCCCTACAACAGAATCCTCTCAGACTGTAAAAGTTAAACATTACACCACAGTGAATGGTTAAGACAAAAAGAGGCCAAAGTGAAAATACAGTTAAAAGAGCTttattgaaacaaataaattaataagtTAGTCAAGTGAGCTAATTTTATCCTCAACAGATACACATTTTTGTATCTCTTTAAAAGGTCAAATAGAGGTGTGCATCagattagaaaagaaaagaagcatcATATTTCATCAACCAGTAACTACATCAATTGAAATCGGAAGACTTTGTTGGCTTAGCCTTATGCTTATTGCTTTgatcagtttgtgtttcattCTAACAACAGTTCCAATAGCTAAGAGAGCAGTTAAAGGGCAACGAGCTGGAATGTCAAATGGCAGCAAGTCAGTGAACGATGAATGGTTGGGCGTcaaaaagaagaggaacagagtgaaaaggagaaaagagaacgTGCAGATCGAGTCATGCATAGCATTCAGTCAGTTAGACAATCAGTTACTGTTTCTCATTCAGTTTTCTAGACTAGCGCCCCCTAGTGGCCTCGGAGGTAGTTGTGTGGAAGCCATATTTTTCTCTATGTGACATGCTTATGAGAGGATACATTCCTGCGGAGTTTCCTGTGACGATACAAACGTCCATGCCTCCAGCCTTCGGATCTGACTGGTGTTAAAATACAGTAAAGGGTGTGGATGCGAGGAGGTCCTGGAGGAGTTACAGTGATATGCTAAACGTACAGTAATATTCTCTGAAAATATCAAAGAAAGATTGCAGCACCCTGAACCCCTAAAATTACACGTTCAGAACAGTTTGTATTGATGGTGTCAGATGacagtttcacaaaaaaaaagaaaccaaatcAGCTACAGAACGAGGACATAGAAGGCACAGGTTATTTCCTTTCATGTCTTCACTCAACATTTTTACAGGAGACATccttaagttgttttttttttatctaacaCTGGGGCCACCACTAACAATAACATGCAATACAGAGGTCTCACAAACATATTCATGAAGCTCAACATTCCAGATGACAATGAAGTGTTCAGTCTACTAATGCCTTTAAGAAGCAGGCATCTCTGCTATAATTCAGGCCAAAGGATAAAGCAACCAAGCATTTCTCTATGAAATGAATGCAATAATCGCATGATATCAAGAGCAAGCTTTGAAGTACCATTTTATTCCCCATGGCAGCAGGAGCATCAGATCATAAATAGATCCATGTTAAGTAGATGGAGCAGTGAAGTACATTCAGTGTTTGAAATTTAGGCTTGGCTTGAATGGAAAAGTGGAGCACCTGAGTCAACTGGCTTGACTGGATCAAATTAGCAAATCACTTGCAGGGACAGACGTACTGTTCTCACTGGCCCAATGCAGTATAATGAATGTTTTCTCCAAGCTGGCAGCGATTATCTGATGAcgttaaaaaaatacacatgcgAGCTCTGCCAGTCTTGATTATGAACCTGATCGGCTGTGTGTAGTTAGAGTTGTGTCACCCATGATTCAACTACAT comes from Scatophagus argus isolate fScaArg1 chromosome 17, fScaArg1.pri, whole genome shotgun sequence and encodes:
- the cfap300 gene encoding cilia- and flagella-associated protein 300 isoform X1; its protein translation is MAGEKCEFEQTFSFSPLPSKKVSFLQDKDTLALLMKWSMLGRISAQSYSFDQTFFSYNSEKFALCFFRDPDVISSLSRGLKTGAWVPLDNTVVSVDVEPVPCTKVSMELFDPLYSCGILRPSGHVVKCFHDVYPDFDELRRMLLEEDSEHYYVVGREERGEFLFVLFKHLCLGGELCQYEDTIDPYISTTKQIYKDLISVQKDPESKKISVVSTVLKVYAHDESGRCYPGRREEEQTFAYLIVDPFKRHVTLFYHCYGVGNFTL
- the cfap300 gene encoding cilia- and flagella-associated protein 300 isoform X2, with translation MVTSMLGRISAQSYSFDQTFFSYNSEKFALCFFRDPDVISSLSRGLKTGAWVPLDNTVVSVDVEPVPCTKVSMELFDPLYSCGILRPSGHVVKCFHDVYPDFDELRRMLLEEDSEHYYVVGREERGEFLFVLFKHLCLGGELCQYEDTIDPYISTTKQIYKDLISVQKDPESKKISVVSTVLKVYAHDESGRCYPGRREEEQTFAYLIVDPFKRHVTLFYHCYGVGNFTL